Proteins from a single region of Cystobacter fuscus DSM 2262:
- a CDS encoding ergot alkaloid biosynthesis protein gives MSKPGILVTGGTGKTGGRVVRRLKELGWPVRLASRSGSAPEGVEAVRFDWNQPESHAQALSGVERVYLVAPVGDTDPLPLMSAFVERARAAGVRRFVLLSASSLPEGGPAMGGVHRLLRETAPEWTVLRPSWFMQNFSEGQHQATLSDEGALYSATGEGRVPFIDADDIAEVGVRALIDEKAHNTAHLITGPRALTYGEAANIIGAALGRPLRHVNLTEEALAERWSRLGLTRDYAALLASMDGAIARGAEDRTTATVEQVTGRPPRDLVDFARASVSAWRKQG, from the coding sequence ATGAGCAAGCCTGGGATTCTCGTGACGGGTGGTACGGGCAAGACGGGTGGCCGCGTGGTCCGGCGGCTGAAGGAGCTGGGTTGGCCGGTGCGTCTGGCCAGCCGCTCGGGGAGCGCGCCCGAGGGAGTGGAAGCCGTGCGCTTCGACTGGAACCAACCGGAGAGCCACGCCCAGGCCCTCTCCGGCGTGGAGCGCGTCTACCTGGTCGCGCCGGTGGGAGACACGGATCCGCTGCCGCTCATGTCGGCGTTCGTCGAGCGGGCGCGCGCGGCGGGGGTGCGGCGGTTCGTGCTGCTCAGCGCCTCGTCGTTGCCGGAGGGCGGACCGGCCATGGGCGGCGTGCACCGGTTGCTGCGCGAGACCGCGCCGGAGTGGACCGTGCTGCGCCCCTCGTGGTTCATGCAGAACTTCTCCGAGGGACAGCACCAGGCCACCTTGAGCGATGAAGGGGCGCTGTACTCGGCGACGGGCGAGGGGCGCGTGCCCTTCATCGACGCCGACGACATCGCGGAGGTGGGGGTCCGGGCGCTCATCGACGAGAAGGCACACAACACGGCGCACCTGATCACGGGGCCTCGCGCGCTGACCTACGGGGAAGCGGCGAACATCATCGGTGCCGCGCTGGGCCGGCCCCTGCGCCACGTCAACCTGACGGAGGAGGCGCTCGCCGAGCGCTGGAGCCGCCTGGGGCTCACGCGGGACTACGCCGCGCTGCTGGCGTCCATGGATGGAGCCATCGCCCGGGGGGCGGAGGATCGGACGACCGCCACCGTCGAGCAGGTGACGGGGCGGCCTCCGAGGGACTTGGTGGACTTCGCCCGGGCCTCGGTGTCGGCCTGGCGAAAGCAGGGCTGA
- a CDS encoding M2 family metallopeptidase: protein MPLAASAGCASSAHGSTAASSEAAPGATPATVPPQSATTQADLASLTAEDARQFATRVNDELKRLWVKQATADWIKSTYITDDTERNSASVNEEVMAYLSQAIPQAARFKDVKGVDAESARVLRLLRLSSMLPAPNEPAQRAELASIAAKLEGLYGKGKYCGKDGKGACKDLGELSDVMATNRDYNTLLEAWVGWHTISQPMRPLYERLVTLSNAGAQEIDFKDTGALWRSNYDMPPEAFEQEAQRLWGQVKPLYDDLHCYVRARLAKQYGEDKVPAGKAIPAHLLGNMWAQEWNNIYGLVEPYKGQPSLDVDAELKKQKYDALRMVKLGEGFFTSLGLKPLPETFWQNSQFTKPRDREVVCHASAWDVTYNNDLRIKMCIKPTEEDLVTIHHELGHNYYYTYYYKLPVLFQQGANDGFHEAIGDAITLSITPSYLKQMGLLKDVPTGEKGLINLQMKDAMEKVAFLPFGLLVDQWRWEVFSGRVKPADYNASWWALREKYQGVRAPVERSEKDFDAGAKYHVPANVPYTRYFLARILQFQFHRALCQAAGHQGPLHECSIYGNKEAGKRLQAMLELGASKPWPEALAALTGQRDMDASAMLEYFTPLRRWLQEQNKGQQCGW, encoded by the coding sequence ATGCCGCTCGCCGCCTCGGCTGGCTGCGCGTCCTCGGCCCATGGCTCCACGGCCGCTTCCTCCGAGGCCGCTCCCGGCGCGACCCCCGCGACGGTCCCTCCCCAGTCCGCCACCACGCAGGCAGACTTGGCGTCCCTCACCGCGGAGGACGCGCGCCAGTTCGCCACTCGCGTGAATGACGAGCTCAAGCGCTTGTGGGTGAAGCAGGCCACGGCCGATTGGATCAAGTCCACCTACATCACCGACGACACGGAGCGCAACTCGGCGAGCGTCAACGAGGAGGTGATGGCCTACCTCAGCCAGGCCATCCCGCAGGCCGCGCGCTTCAAGGACGTGAAGGGGGTGGATGCGGAGTCCGCGCGCGTGCTGCGGCTGCTGCGGCTGTCCTCCATGCTGCCCGCGCCGAACGAGCCGGCGCAGCGCGCGGAGCTGGCGTCCATCGCCGCGAAGCTCGAGGGCCTCTACGGCAAGGGCAAGTATTGCGGCAAGGATGGCAAGGGGGCCTGCAAGGACCTGGGCGAGCTGTCCGACGTCATGGCCACCAACCGTGACTACAACACGCTGCTGGAGGCGTGGGTGGGCTGGCACACCATCTCCCAGCCCATGCGTCCGCTCTACGAGCGCCTGGTGACGCTGTCCAACGCGGGCGCCCAGGAGATCGACTTCAAGGACACGGGGGCGCTGTGGCGCTCGAACTACGACATGCCGCCCGAGGCCTTCGAGCAGGAGGCCCAGCGGCTGTGGGGGCAGGTGAAGCCCCTCTATGACGACCTGCACTGCTACGTGCGCGCCCGCCTGGCCAAACAATACGGCGAGGACAAGGTGCCCGCGGGCAAGGCCATTCCCGCGCACCTCTTGGGCAACATGTGGGCGCAGGAGTGGAACAACATCTATGGCCTCGTGGAGCCCTACAAGGGCCAGCCCAGTCTGGACGTGGACGCGGAGCTGAAGAAGCAGAAGTACGACGCCCTGCGCATGGTGAAGCTGGGCGAGGGGTTCTTCACCTCGCTGGGCCTCAAGCCCCTGCCGGAGACGTTCTGGCAGAACTCGCAGTTCACCAAGCCGAGGGATCGCGAGGTGGTGTGCCATGCCAGCGCGTGGGACGTCACCTACAACAACGACTTGCGCATCAAGATGTGCATCAAGCCCACCGAGGAGGACCTGGTCACCATCCACCACGAGCTGGGGCACAACTACTACTACACGTATTACTACAAGCTGCCGGTGCTCTTTCAGCAGGGCGCCAATGATGGCTTTCACGAGGCCATCGGTGATGCCATCACCCTGTCCATCACCCCGAGCTATCTCAAACAGATGGGCCTGTTGAAGGACGTGCCCACGGGGGAGAAGGGCCTCATCAACCTGCAGATGAAGGACGCGATGGAGAAGGTGGCCTTCCTGCCCTTCGGCCTGCTGGTGGACCAGTGGCGCTGGGAGGTGTTCTCCGGGCGGGTGAAGCCGGCGGACTACAACGCTTCCTGGTGGGCGCTGCGCGAGAAGTACCAGGGCGTGCGCGCGCCGGTGGAGCGCTCGGAGAAGGACTTCGACGCGGGCGCCAAGTACCACGTCCCCGCCAACGTGCCCTACACGCGCTACTTCCTGGCGCGCATCCTCCAATTCCAGTTCCACCGCGCGCTCTGCCAGGCCGCCGGCCACCAGGGCCCGCTGCACGAGTGCTCCATCTATGGCAACAAGGAGGCTGGCAAACGGCTCCAGGCCATGCTGGAGCTGGGCGCGAGCAAGCCCTGGCCCGAGGCGCTCGCGGCGCTCACCGGTCAGCGCGACATGGACGCTTCGGCCATGCTGGAATACTTCACTCCGCTGCGTCGCTGGCTGCAGGAGCAGAACAAGGGACAGCAGTGCGGTTGGTAA
- a CDS encoding nuclear transport factor 2 family protein: protein MLMSHQEEAHQNPNIRLFVSGYRALLDGNAEGFVDMWAEDGSIEFPYAPPGFPQRLDGKAAIREHLRKFPEMLHFDRFSEPVFHQSQDPRVLVAEFSCEGRAVATGRPYNQQYISVVEFRDGRIVKYRDYWNPVIALRAMAIPLDTKEG, encoded by the coding sequence ATGTTGATGAGTCACCAGGAAGAGGCGCACCAGAACCCCAACATCCGGCTGTTCGTGTCGGGCTACCGGGCCCTGCTCGACGGGAATGCCGAGGGCTTCGTGGACATGTGGGCCGAGGACGGCTCGATCGAGTTCCCCTATGCCCCCCCGGGGTTCCCCCAGCGGCTCGATGGCAAGGCGGCCATCCGCGAGCACCTGCGGAAGTTCCCCGAGATGCTGCACTTCGACCGCTTCAGCGAGCCGGTCTTCCATCAGTCCCAGGATCCGCGGGTGCTCGTCGCGGAGTTCTCCTGCGAGGGGCGCGCCGTGGCCACCGGCAGGCCGTACAACCAGCAGTACATCTCGGTGGTCGAGTTCCGGGATGGGCGGATCGTGAAGTACCGGGACTACTGGAACCCGGTGATCGCGCTGCGGGCCATGGCCATCCCCCTGGACACCAAGGAGGGATGA
- a CDS encoding AI-2E family transporter has product MLPRVVETPAEPALQVVRSEPEALLSEAEARRVDFVWSAVMVGVLGLVFALLSVFGGVAVPVLLALGTAYVLNPVVTGLERRGIDRTWGTSAVFAACTLATAGGVLYLVPVFRDEAAKLPEFFVRASSQVVPQVESLLGHPLPDLLQQRMTELGGRASELLQSAGPTAARLVASFAGNTARFVTTLLGLLVVPVLAFFFLQDFPRMVELVRGLVPRRAEGLVSQRFGEVDDVLSAFVRGQVTVGAILSVLYSTGLGFARIDMAIVIGFIAGFGNMVPYLGTGVGVVLALLGVMLSWQGAWQLAVVVGTFVVGQMAEGFIITPRVVGDKVGLSSMAVIIAILAFGELFGFTGILLAVPTTAILKVVLSVVVERYQKTSVYTGEKPTP; this is encoded by the coding sequence GTGCTCCCCAGGGTGGTGGAGACTCCGGCGGAACCGGCGCTGCAGGTGGTGCGGAGCGAGCCCGAGGCCCTGCTGTCGGAAGCCGAGGCCCGGCGGGTGGACTTCGTCTGGTCGGCGGTGATGGTGGGCGTGCTGGGGCTGGTGTTCGCGCTGCTCTCGGTCTTCGGCGGAGTGGCGGTGCCGGTGCTGCTGGCGCTGGGCACGGCCTACGTGCTCAACCCCGTCGTCACGGGCCTGGAGCGCCGGGGCATTGATCGGACCTGGGGGACGAGCGCGGTGTTCGCCGCGTGCACGCTGGCGACGGCCGGAGGGGTGCTCTACCTGGTGCCCGTCTTTCGGGACGAGGCCGCGAAGCTGCCGGAGTTCTTCGTGCGGGCGAGCTCCCAGGTGGTGCCCCAGGTGGAGTCCTTGTTGGGCCATCCCCTGCCGGACCTGCTCCAGCAGCGCATGACGGAGCTGGGCGGACGGGCGTCGGAGCTGTTGCAGAGCGCGGGACCCACCGCGGCGCGGCTGGTGGCGAGCTTCGCGGGCAACACGGCGCGCTTCGTGACCACGCTGCTGGGGCTGTTGGTGGTGCCGGTGCTGGCCTTCTTCTTCCTGCAGGACTTCCCCCGCATGGTGGAGCTGGTGCGGGGGCTGGTGCCCCGCCGGGCGGAGGGGTTGGTCAGCCAGCGCTTCGGCGAGGTGGATGACGTGTTGTCGGCCTTCGTGCGCGGACAGGTGACGGTGGGGGCCATCCTGTCGGTGCTCTACAGCACGGGGCTGGGGTTCGCGCGCATCGACATGGCCATCGTCATCGGGTTCATCGCGGGCTTTGGCAACATGGTGCCGTACCTGGGCACGGGCGTGGGCGTGGTGTTGGCGCTGCTGGGGGTGATGCTGTCCTGGCAGGGCGCGTGGCAGCTCGCCGTCGTGGTGGGCACGTTCGTGGTGGGGCAGATGGCCGAGGGCTTCATCATCACGCCGCGCGTCGTGGGCGACAAGGTGGGCCTGTCCTCGATGGCCGTCATCATCGCCATCCTGGCGTTTGGCGAGCTGTTCGGCTTCACCGGCATCCTGCTCGCGGTGCCCACGACGGCCATCCTCAAGGTGGTGCTGAGCGTGGTGGTGGAGCGCTACCAGAAGACGTCCGTCTATACGGGCGAGAAGCCCACCCCCTGA
- the thrS gene encoding threonine--tRNA ligase — MADQITVTLPDGSQKQAARGTTIADFVREGIGAGLAKAALFARVNGEDMDLSRRLESDAKLQIFTSKSPEGLDLIRHDAAHVVAGVVQRLYPGTQVTIGPSTDEGFYYDFFRDRPFTPEDLEKIEAEANKEIAQNVPFVRSEISMEEAIQLFEGKGEKFKVEIVKDIAAKGAKTLTLYTHGDWVDFCLGPHAPSTGKIGVIKLMSTSGAYWRGDHRNPMLQRIYGTAFFDKKALQEHLNRLEEARKRDHRKLGKELDLFHFHQYSPGAAFWTPKGTTLYNTLSAFMRRLTSDNGYVEIKTPLLYNKGLWETSGHWGKYKENMFLVLDNESGEHDFSLKPMNCPSHHLYYGFKKHSYRDLPLRLHTQDILHRNEAAGSLGGLTRVRQFAQDDAHIYCREDQIPDEVKHFVHILDRVYKAVGLSYSVKLSTRPEKRLGDDSLWDRAEGGLKSALESLGLQYELKPGDGAFYGPKIDFDVSDSIGRKWQLGTIQLDYLAPERFDLSYVGEDNAAHRPVVLHRAIYGSFERFIAILIEHFAGAFPTWLAPVQVTLVTVADRQLDYARQVRDRLRSKGYRVELDERGMTLNAKIREAQMQKIPFTLVIGDNEVEAGAVSPRRYGGEDLKSMKLELFEALLEKEAAWP, encoded by the coding sequence ATGGCGGATCAAATCACGGTGACGCTCCCCGATGGCAGCCAGAAGCAGGCGGCGCGGGGCACGACCATCGCTGACTTCGTGCGTGAGGGCATTGGGGCGGGCCTGGCCAAGGCCGCGCTCTTCGCGCGGGTGAACGGCGAGGACATGGACTTGTCGCGCCGGCTCGAGTCGGACGCGAAGCTGCAGATCTTCACCTCCAAGAGCCCCGAGGGGTTGGATCTCATCCGGCACGACGCCGCGCACGTGGTGGCGGGGGTGGTGCAGCGGCTCTATCCCGGCACCCAGGTGACGATCGGCCCGTCCACGGACGAGGGCTTCTACTACGACTTCTTCCGCGACCGGCCCTTCACGCCCGAGGACCTGGAGAAGATCGAGGCGGAGGCCAACAAGGAGATCGCCCAGAACGTGCCCTTCGTGCGCAGCGAGATCTCCATGGAGGAGGCCATCCAGCTCTTCGAGGGCAAGGGCGAGAAGTTCAAGGTCGAGATCGTCAAGGACATCGCGGCCAAGGGCGCCAAGACGCTCACGCTCTACACCCACGGGGACTGGGTGGACTTCTGCCTCGGGCCCCACGCGCCGAGCACCGGGAAGATCGGCGTCATCAAGCTCATGTCCACGAGCGGTGCCTACTGGCGCGGCGATCATCGCAACCCGATGCTCCAGCGCATCTACGGCACGGCCTTCTTCGACAAGAAGGCGCTCCAGGAGCACCTCAACCGGCTGGAGGAGGCGCGCAAGCGCGACCACCGCAAGCTGGGCAAGGAGCTGGATCTCTTCCACTTCCACCAGTACTCGCCCGGCGCCGCCTTCTGGACCCCCAAGGGCACCACGCTCTACAACACCCTGTCGGCCTTCATGCGCCGGCTGACGAGCGACAACGGCTACGTGGAGATCAAGACCCCGCTGCTCTACAACAAGGGCCTGTGGGAGACGAGCGGCCACTGGGGCAAGTACAAGGAGAACATGTTCCTCGTGCTGGACAACGAGAGCGGCGAGCACGACTTCTCGCTCAAGCCGATGAACTGCCCCAGCCACCACCTGTACTACGGCTTCAAGAAGCACAGCTACCGCGACCTGCCCCTGCGCCTGCACACCCAGGACATCCTCCACCGCAACGAGGCGGCCGGCTCGCTGGGGGGTCTCACGCGCGTGCGCCAGTTCGCCCAGGACGATGCCCACATCTACTGCCGCGAGGATCAGATCCCCGACGAGGTGAAGCACTTCGTCCACATCCTGGATCGCGTCTACAAGGCCGTGGGGCTGAGCTACTCGGTGAAGCTGTCCACGCGGCCGGAGAAGCGGCTCGGAGATGACTCGCTGTGGGACAGAGCCGAGGGCGGCCTGAAGAGCGCGCTGGAGAGCCTGGGCCTCCAGTACGAGCTCAAGCCGGGCGATGGCGCCTTCTACGGCCCGAAGATCGACTTCGACGTGTCCGACAGCATCGGCCGCAAGTGGCAGCTGGGCACCATCCAGCTCGACTACCTGGCACCCGAGCGCTTCGATCTCTCCTACGTGGGCGAGGACAACGCCGCGCACCGGCCAGTCGTGCTGCACCGCGCCATCTACGGCTCCTTCGAGCGCTTCATCGCCATCCTCATCGAGCACTTCGCGGGGGCGTTCCCGACGTGGCTGGCGCCCGTGCAGGTCACGCTCGTCACCGTGGCGGACCGGCAGCTGGACTACGCCCGCCAGGTGCGCGACCGGCTGCGCTCCAAGGGCTACCGGGTCGAACTGGACGAGCGGGGGATGACGCTCAACGCGAAGATCCGCGAGGCCCAGATGCAGAAGATCCCCTTCACCCTGGTGATCGGCGACAACGAGGTGGAGGCGGGCGCGGTATCCCCCCGCCGCTATGGCGGAGAGGACCTCAAGAGCATGAAGCTGGAGCTCTTCGAGGCCCTGCTGGAGAAGGAAGCGGCCTGGCCCTGA
- a CDS encoding uracil-DNA glycosylase, producing MAGLGSLHEEIIACRACPRLVEWREKIAREKRRAYRDWTYWGRAVPGFGDPRAGMVIVGLAPAAHGANRTGRYFTGDRSGEFLLAGLHRAGFANQPRSDHRDDGLELTGAFISAPCRCAPPDNKPLPEELARCTPFFDRELALLPVRVVLALGSIAWSATLAWMQRTGVALPSPRPAFGHGAELALPGAPVLLGSYHVSQQNTQTGRLTPAMFDAVTARARVLLESPREERARVSLFP from the coding sequence CTGGCGGGCCTCGGGTCCCTTCATGAGGAAATCATCGCCTGCCGGGCCTGTCCCCGGCTGGTGGAGTGGCGGGAGAAGATCGCCCGGGAGAAGCGCCGGGCCTACCGGGACTGGACGTACTGGGGCCGGGCGGTGCCGGGGTTCGGAGACCCTCGGGCGGGCATGGTCATCGTGGGACTGGCGCCCGCGGCGCATGGGGCCAACCGGACGGGCCGGTATTTCACGGGGGACCGGTCGGGGGAGTTCCTCCTGGCCGGGCTGCACCGCGCGGGGTTCGCCAATCAGCCCCGGAGCGACCACCGCGACGACGGGCTGGAGCTGACCGGGGCCTTCATCTCCGCGCCCTGCCGGTGCGCGCCCCCCGACAACAAGCCCCTGCCGGAGGAGCTGGCGCGCTGCACGCCCTTCTTCGACCGGGAGCTGGCCCTGCTGCCCGTCCGGGTGGTCCTGGCGCTGGGGAGCATCGCCTGGAGCGCGACGCTCGCCTGGATGCAGCGCACGGGGGTGGCGCTTCCCTCGCCCCGGCCCGCCTTCGGCCACGGCGCCGAGCTGGCCCTGCCCGGGGCTCCGGTGCTGCTGGGCAGCTACCACGTCAGCCAGCAGAACACCCAGACGGGGCGGCTCACCCCGGCCATGTTCGACGCGGTGACGGCCCGGGCCCGGGTGTTGTTGGAGTCGCCGCGGGAAGAGCGCGCACGCGTGTCGCTGTTTCCTTGA
- a CDS encoding FKBP-type peptidyl-prolyl cis-trans isomerase, whose product MRLGVLAAAVIGFTGMQALAQAPAQAPASSASLKTEDDKTVYALGLSIGRSIKIFDLSPAEVEIVKKGLTDSLTNAKPAVDLETYGPKLQALAKGRQDKVGQKFLEDAAKEKGAVKLPSGIVFKELKAGSGASPKATDTVKVNYRGTLTNGTEFDSSYKRGEPAEFPLNGVIPCWTEGVQKLKVGGKAQLVCPAKQAYGEQGSPPTIPPNATLVFEVELLGIGGQGADVPRATPEPKK is encoded by the coding sequence ATGCGATTGGGTGTACTGGCAGCGGCAGTCATCGGTTTCACTGGAATGCAGGCCCTGGCGCAGGCTCCGGCACAGGCTCCGGCTTCCTCGGCTTCGCTCAAGACGGAGGATGACAAGACGGTGTACGCGCTCGGGCTGTCGATCGGCCGGAGCATCAAGATCTTCGATCTGAGCCCGGCCGAGGTCGAGATCGTCAAGAAGGGCCTGACGGACTCGCTCACCAACGCCAAGCCCGCGGTGGATCTGGAGACGTACGGACCCAAGCTGCAGGCGCTCGCCAAGGGCCGGCAGGACAAGGTCGGCCAGAAGTTCCTGGAGGACGCCGCCAAGGAGAAGGGCGCCGTGAAGCTGCCCTCCGGCATCGTCTTCAAGGAGCTCAAGGCGGGCTCTGGCGCGAGCCCCAAGGCGACCGACACCGTGAAGGTCAACTACCGCGGCACGCTCACCAACGGCACGGAGTTCGACAGCTCCTACAAGCGCGGCGAGCCGGCCGAGTTCCCCCTCAACGGCGTCATCCCCTGCTGGACCGAGGGCGTGCAGAAGCTGAAGGTGGGCGGCAAGGCGCAGCTCGTGTGCCCCGCCAAGCAGGCCTACGGGGAGCAGGGCTCGCCTCCCACCATCCCGCCCAACGCCACCCTGGTGTTCGAGGTGGAGCTGCTGGGCATCGGCGGTCAGGGCGCGGACGTGCCGCGCGCCACGCCCGAGCCCAAGAAGTAG
- a CDS encoding DUF3105 domain-containing protein: MSSPLRLVHLLSWVSLSACGPSLSDDAECAPYDFPLSPAPASTQHVSCSSTQCGDGLNPPTSGLHCANTLGCRVYDAEPNRCMWVHNLEHGHAVFLYNCPEGCPEIVATLTQLQKEARVGSNGVVRALVAPDSRIPTRVAAVLWRRSWSADAPDPTALRCLLRLQDQGAPEPELSCLP, translated from the coding sequence ATGTCGTCGCCCCTCCGTCTCGTCCACCTCCTGTCGTGGGTTTCCCTCTCCGCGTGCGGCCCGAGTCTTTCCGACGACGCGGAGTGTGCACCCTATGACTTTCCGCTCTCCCCCGCCCCCGCGAGCACCCAGCACGTGTCCTGCTCGAGCACCCAGTGCGGGGACGGCCTGAACCCGCCCACCAGCGGGCTGCATTGCGCGAACACCCTGGGCTGCCGGGTGTACGACGCCGAGCCCAACCGGTGCATGTGGGTGCACAACCTGGAGCACGGGCACGCCGTCTTCCTCTACAACTGCCCCGAGGGCTGCCCCGAGATCGTCGCCACGCTGACGCAACTCCAGAAGGAGGCCCGCGTGGGAAGCAATGGCGTGGTGCGTGCCCTCGTCGCGCCGGACTCGCGCATCCCCACGCGCGTGGCCGCCGTGCTGTGGCGGCGCTCCTGGAGCGCGGACGCGCCGGACCCCACGGCCCTGCGCTGCCTGCTGCGCCTGCAGGACCAGGGCGCCCCCGAACCCGAGCTGTCCTGCCTTCCATGA
- a CDS encoding cold-shock protein translates to MATGTVKWFNDAKGFGFITQDGGGEDVFCHHTAIQVDGFRTLAEGQQVEFEVTRGPKGLQAQNVRPV, encoded by the coding sequence ATGGCGACTGGTACCGTGAAGTGGTTCAACGATGCGAAGGGCTTTGGATTCATCACGCAGGACGGCGGTGGCGAGGACGTGTTCTGCCACCACACCGCCATCCAGGTGGATGGGTTCCGCACCCTGGCCGAGGGCCAGCAGGTGGAGTTCGAGGTGACCCGCGGCCCCAAGGGCTTGCAGGCGCAGAACGTTCGCCCGGTGTAA
- a CDS encoding PilZ domain-containing protein yields MSDKRKNARVPLDIYLNKYMSGVPYMVHASDISQEGVSLGRLIEPEQSARRVGLQFQLPGSEEVIYAEGEVVREWVEASPRQHERSGVRFTLLTSRHRQMIDEYVTRGTRGH; encoded by the coding sequence ATGAGCGACAAGCGGAAGAACGCGCGGGTTCCCCTCGATATCTACCTGAACAAGTACATGTCGGGTGTGCCGTACATGGTGCACGCCAGCGACATCAGTCAGGAGGGCGTGAGTCTGGGACGCCTCATCGAGCCCGAGCAGTCCGCCAGGCGGGTGGGGTTGCAGTTCCAGCTCCCCGGCTCCGAGGAAGTCATCTACGCCGAGGGCGAGGTGGTGCGCGAGTGGGTGGAGGCCAGCCCGCGTCAGCACGAGCGCTCGGGCGTGCGCTTCACGCTGCTCACCTCGCGGCACCGGCAGATGATCGACGAGTACGTGACGCGCGGCACGCGGGGCCACTGA
- a CDS encoding TetR/AcrR family transcriptional regulator, which produces MRRTERKVAGAAVLQADVTAAITRALFRELAKTGYAALSIEAVAKRAGVGKAAIYRRWPSKLEMVSELLAEVGTDLIDIPDTGSLRGDVAALLEQTRALLRRPLITRILPDMHAEMRRTPALSSAVRTGIQQGRRARAQELLRRAMDRGELSPELDVDLALDLLGAPLYWRVIVTGQATPPDYLERLIAMTLGGLLALSEQAATGTR; this is translated from the coding sequence ATGCGAAGAACGGAGAGGAAGGTGGCCGGAGCCGCGGTGCTCCAGGCCGACGTCACCGCCGCCATCACCCGCGCGCTGTTCCGCGAGCTGGCGAAGACGGGGTATGCGGCGCTGAGCATCGAGGCGGTGGCGAAGCGCGCCGGGGTGGGCAAGGCGGCCATCTACCGGCGCTGGCCCTCGAAGCTGGAGATGGTGTCGGAGCTGCTCGCCGAGGTCGGCACCGATCTGATCGACATACCGGACACGGGGTCGCTGCGCGGCGACGTCGCGGCCCTCCTCGAGCAGACCCGGGCCCTGCTGCGCCGGCCGCTCATCACGCGCATCCTGCCGGACATGCACGCGGAGATGCGGCGCACACCGGCGCTCTCCTCGGCGGTGCGCACGGGAATCCAACAGGGACGGCGCGCCCGGGCCCAGGAGCTGCTGCGCCGGGCCATGGACCGGGGCGAGCTGTCACCCGAACTCGATGTCGACCTCGCCCTGGATCTGCTCGGCGCCCCGCTCTACTGGCGGGTGATCGTGACGGGGCAAGCCACTCCGCCGGACTACCTCGAGCGGCTCATCGCCATGACCCTCGGCGGCCTGCTCGCGCTCTCCGAGCAGGCCGCCACCGGGACGCGCTGA
- a CDS encoding heparan-alpha-glucosaminide N-acetyltransferase domain-containing protein has product MSPPHAPERVRAIDWLRGLAVLMMIQCHAFVLLRPDLRVSPAARELLRADGVVAPAFLFSAGFALAMLLVRSTASGKRVERLGRNLRRILQVLGAATLVNWMWFPVFREPRWLLRLDILHCVGLSLLLLLGVGAALASRPRVLRGVTLALAFITFFLSPLGEDVSGPWAFLLNKSTGAVFPLLPWLGFAWLGAYAGAVTGEQGRSGLVRALLLLIGLGLAGSYAARPLKALYPDHHFYVTNPSNAAERWLWVCIPLLVLVALEAWRGSEGAPSRLRRFVESFGSSSLSAYVIHLGLLYFHVFGFSFEVVWGNRCGWGQYALLTGLLMLLTYALCQGLDVVRDLPLRRLLSRATREGRGEEFARPR; this is encoded by the coding sequence ATGAGCCCTCCGCATGCCCCCGAGCGGGTGCGCGCCATCGACTGGCTGCGTGGACTCGCCGTGCTGATGATGATCCAATGCCACGCGTTCGTGCTGCTGCGGCCGGACCTGCGCGTGAGCCCGGCGGCGAGGGAGTTGCTCCGGGCGGACGGCGTGGTGGCCCCGGCCTTCCTCTTCTCCGCGGGCTTCGCGCTCGCGATGCTGCTGGTGCGCAGCACCGCGAGCGGCAAGCGCGTCGAGCGGCTCGGGCGCAACCTGCGGCGCATCCTCCAGGTGCTCGGCGCGGCCACGCTCGTCAATTGGATGTGGTTTCCCGTGTTCCGTGAGCCGCGGTGGCTCTTGCGCCTGGACATCCTGCACTGCGTGGGGCTGTCGCTGTTGCTCCTGCTGGGCGTGGGCGCGGCACTGGCCTCGCGGCCCCGCGTGCTGCGCGGGGTGACCCTGGCCCTGGCGTTCATCACCTTCTTCCTCTCGCCCCTGGGCGAGGACGTGAGCGGGCCCTGGGCCTTCCTGCTCAACAAGTCCACCGGGGCGGTGTTCCCCTTGTTGCCCTGGCTCGGCTTCGCCTGGCTCGGCGCGTACGCGGGGGCCGTCACCGGAGAGCAGGGCCGCTCGGGACTCGTGAGGGCCCTGCTGCTGCTCATCGGGCTCGGGCTGGCCGGCTCGTACGCCGCGCGGCCCCTCAAGGCCCTCTACCCGGACCACCACTTCTACGTCACCAACCCCTCCAACGCGGCCGAGCGCTGGCTGTGGGTGTGCATCCCGCTGCTCGTCTTGGTGGCGCTGGAGGCATGGCGGGGCTCGGAGGGAGCCCCCTCGCGGCTCCGCCGCTTCGTGGAGTCCTTCGGCTCCTCGTCCCTGTCCGCGTACGTCATCCACCTGGGGCTGCTCTACTTCCACGTCTTCGGCTTCAGCTTCGAGGTGGTGTGGGGCAACCGCTGCGGGTGGGGACAGTATGCCCTGCTGACGGGGCTGCTCATGCTGCTGACGTACGCGCTGTGTCAGGGCCTGGACGTCGTGCGCGACCTCCCGCTGCGGCGGCTCCTCTCCCGAGCCACCCGGGAGGGTCGCGGGGAAGAATTCGCGCGACCCCGGTAG